The sequence below is a genomic window from Sandaracinaceae bacterium.
GGGGCGGGCTTGGCGGGCACCGAGTGTGCCTACCAGCTCGCCGAGCGTGGCGTGCACGTGCGGCTCCTCGAGCAGAAGCCGCTCAAGCGCACGCCCGCGCAGCACATGGACACGCTGGCCGAGCTGGTGTGCAGCAACTCGTTTCGCGGGAACGACCTGGGCAACGCGGTCGGGCTCCTCAAGGAAGAGCTGCGGCGCGTCGGGTCGCTCGTCATGTCGGTGGGCTCCGCGACGCAGGTGCCGGCGGGTGGCGCGTTCGCGGTGGACCGCGACCTGTTCAGTGCGGAGATGACCCGGCGCATCGACGCGCACCCGCTGATCGAGCGCGTGGCGACCGAGGTCGAAGCCATCCCCGACGCTCGCCCCGTGGTGCTCGCGACCGGTCCGTTGACGGGCGATGCGCTCGCGGCTGACCTGGCTGCGGCCATCGGCGAGGCCCACCTGGCCTACTACGACGCCATCGCGCCCGTCGTCACGGCGGACAGCATCGACTGGGACGTCGCGTTCCGCCAGAGCCGCTACGACAAGGGCGGCGACGACGCGTACGGCAACTGCCCCTTCACGAAGGAGGAGTACGAGGCCTTCGTCGAGGCGCTGCTCGCGGCCGAGAAGGTCGAGCCCAAGACGTTCGAGAAGATCCGCTACTTCGAGGGCTGCCTGCCCATCGAGGTGATGGCCGAGCGCGGCTACCGGACGTTGTCGTTTGGCTGCATGAAGCCCGTGGGCCTGACCGACCCACGCACGGGCAAGCGTCCCCACGCGGTGGTGCAGCTGCGGGCCGAGAACGATCCGCCCACCGCGTACAACCTGGTGGGCTTCCAGACGCGCATGAAGTGGCCCGACCAGAAGCGGGTGTTCCGCATGATCCCGGGCCTGGCGAACGCCGAGTTCGAGCGGCTGGGCAGCGTGCACCGCAACACGTTCGTCAACGCACCGAAGGTGCTGGACGATCAGCTGGCGCTGCTCACGCGACCGGGCGTGTACCTGGCGGGGCAGGTCAGCGGCGTGGAGGGCTACATCGAGAGCGCCGCGCTCGGCTTCCTGCTCGGCGTGCAGCTCGCGCGCGCCGTGCAGGGGCTGCCCGAGGTCCCCGTCCCGGACACGACCGCGCTCGGGGCGCTGCGCGGCCACCTGCGCCGCGACAGCCCCAATTTTCAGCCCAGCAACGTGGTCTGGAGCATGTTCCCCGAGCTGCCGGGCGCGCCCCTGCGCGACAAGAAGCTGAAGAAAGAGCGCATGGGGCAGCGCGCGCTGGCCGACCTCGGCGCGTGGCTCGAGCGCATCGCGTAGGGGCTCCTCGTCCGCGTTCTGGTCCTAGCGCCCATGTCGGACGGCGGCGGGCGTCCCCCACCGCGACGCGGTCGCGCGGACTGGCCTGCTCACGCGCGGCGTAGCCGCATGGACGTGATCTCCGGAGGAACCATGGTGCGCACCGGCGGGCCCCAGTAGCAGGTGCCACGGTTGACGTACACCTGCATTCCGTCGACGACGCCGAGCCCCTTCGAGACGGGGTGGACGAGGCCGACGAACAGGTTCCACGGGAAGAACTGGCCGCCATGGGTGTGTCCGCTGAGCTGGAGGTCGAAGCCCGCCGCCGCCGCCTCGAACGCGCTACGTGGCTGATGCGCCAGGAGGATCTTCTTGGCATCCGCGGGCGCTCCGCGGGCTGCGCCTTGCGGATCGCTGCCCTTCTCGCCGCGGCGTCCGCGCGAGCTGTAGTCCGTCACGCCGGCCACCACCAGCCGAGCGTCCCCGTGGGTGAGCACCACGTGTTCGTTCTCGAGGACGCGCATGCCCAGGCGGGTGAACTCGGCGCACCACGCGTCCACCCCAGAGTAGTATTCGTGGTTGCCGGTGACGAAGTACACGCCGTGCGGAGCGCGCAGGCGGCCCAGCGGGGCGACGTCGCGTCGGAGGTTCGCGACGCTGCCGTCCACGAAGTCGCCCGTCGCCGCGATCATGTCGGGCCCCAGCGCCAGTACGCGATCCACGATGGGCGTGATGAACTCGGCGTCGATGGTCATGCCCACGTGGACGTCGCTGATCTGGACGATGTGGAACCCGTCGAACGCCTCGGGCAGGCCCGGGATGCGCACCTCGACCTCGTACACCTCTGGCCCGAGGCGCGCTTGCACGGCGCCGACGCCGACCGAGAGGGCGCTGAAGCCGGCCCCCAGCGCGCCGCCCCCGTTCGTCAAGAAGGCGCGCCGGCCCGGGTCTCGCGGCGCGTCGTCGGGGCGCGTCTCGGTCGTCCACCCGTCGGCGGCGCGTGTGTCGGCCGCGCGCTCCGCGCCGCCGCCCGCGCGGCCGGCCCAGCGCCCGAGGCGAACCGCCGCGCGCGTGACGAGCAGGCCGAGGTCTCGCGCAAGCGTGACCGCGAACAACACGCTGAAGAACGCGAGGTACGTCCACGTGACGTAGCGCAGCGCCAGCACGAAAGGGCCCGTCGCGTCGCGCCCGAGCGCCAGCAGGAGAGGCCCCAGCGCGAAGCAGGCGGCGAGCAGGCCGTACAGCCCGAGCTTCGAGACTCGCCCGAGCGTGAGAGGGCGTACCACGCGGGCCGCCACATACACGTGGGGGAGCGCCAGGAACAACCCGACGAACAAGGCGAATCGCAACACTCAGTGGTCTCCGGCGTCTGACTCGGGCCCGTTGCGTCGCAGGTCGCGCGTCTTGCGCGCGAGAGGGTGGGCCCGCTCGTAGGTCGCCATCATGCGGTCGGTCGTTACGTGCGTGTATCGCTGGGTCGTGCCGAGGCTGGCGTGCCCCAACAGCTCCTGGATGCTGCGCAGGTCCGCCCCAGCGTCCAACAGGTGTGTGGCGCAGGTGTGCCGGAGCGTGTGTGGGTGCAGGTCGGGGCGACCGGCCCCCCGTTCACCGTAGCGCTTCACGACGTTCTGCACCTGACGTGGCCCCAGACGTGTGCCGAAGCGCCCCAAGAACACGGCCTGTGGGTCCTGCTGACCGTCGCGGTCCACGAGGTCGGCGCGACGTTCCAGGTAGTTCCTGAGCGCCGTCACGGCCTCCGGCCCAAGGGGCACGAGCCGCTCCTTGCGTCCCTTGCCGAGCACCCGCGCGCGACCCTCGCCCAGCTCGAGCGCGCCGAGCGAGAGCCCCGCGACCTCGCTCACGCGTGCGCCGCTGCTGTAGAGCAGCTCGAGCAGGGCGCGGTCGCGGAGCTGAAGCGTGGCGGCGCGGGCCTCGTCTGCTGGGCTCTCCGTCGGACGGGTGGGCGACTCGACGACGCGCAGCGCGTCCTCCACCGTCACGAACTCGGGCAGCGGCTTGCGCACCCGAGGTCGCTTGAGCGTCGCCGCGGGGTTGCTGCGGACGTGGCCGCGCTTCTCCAAGTAGCGGTAGAACGCGCGCAGCGCGCTGACCTTGCGCGCCATCGTCGCGGACGAGCGCCCCTCGAACGAGCGCGCGAGGAACGCGCGCAGGGTCCCGGTGGTGAGCGCCGCGGCGTCCAACGGGAGCTCGTGCTCGACGCAGTACGCGTGCAGCGCGGCGAGGTCGCGGAGGTAGGTCGCCACGGTCAACGGTGAGGCGCGCCGCTCGTTTGCGAGGTGCTGCTCGTAGTCGTCGAGCTGGCGGCGGAGGGTGTCCACCCGTCCACCGTAGCAGGCACGGACGAAAGCACCGCATTCGCGTCCCTCGTGGGGCACGGGGGCGACCAGGGGTCAGCTCGACGGAGCGTCGCCACGCGCCAGCCGAGCCCCCAGCAACACGTCGACGAAGGTCGCCGCGGTCGCTGTGGTCGCCGCGCGTCGCGCGCCCGCTTCGAGGCGGCAACGGAGCGCGTCGTCTTGGTCGAGGCGGTCGATGGCTGCAGCGAGCGCGCGTGGATCCTCGGGCTCGACGAGGAGGGCGTTCTCGCCATCGTCCAAGTGATCGCGCATGGCGGGGGTGGCCGAGGCGACGACCGCGCGGCCGGCGGCGAGGGCCATCGCGGCCACGGTGATGCCTGCGGCGCAGGTCGGGTCGCGCGACAGCGGCAGGACGACGAAGCGGCTCGCTGCCAGCGCGCGGTAGAACGCCATGAACTCGACCGTGCCGCGGTACACGATGCCCGCGCTCGGTGGCGGCGCGGTGCCGCCGTGGAAGACGTGGATGTCCGACGACGCGGAGCGCCGAGCGGCGCTGGCTTCGACGAGCGTCTCGAGGTCGCGCAGGTGGTTGCCGCCGGAGAAGACGTAGGAGGCATCGGGCTCGTCCCCGCGCCCGAAGTCCTGTGGGTCCACCACATACGGGTGCACCCGCACGGCTCCCCGCGGCACGCCGTACCAGTCGTAGAGGGCGGCGTAGCCCGGGAAGCACGAGATGACCTCGAGCCTGTCGCTCGGCCACCAGGGGCCTTGCGCCCGCGCGTCCCCGTCCGGCACCCACGCAGCGCGAAACGCGTCGAACATGCCGAGCATGTGGAAGTCCATCACGCGGACGTCGATGTCGGACGCACACGGCGCTCTGGCGTAGAGGTCGCGCAGCTCCTCGTAGCCCGTGCAGAGGACCAGGTCGTCGTGCCGCAGGTCCAGCGTACCCGCGGGGGGAACGTGGACCGCCGGGACGCCCCGCCGCTCTATCTCTTCGATCACGCGCCGCACGGTCGAGCGGTTCATGACCGGGTCTGCCGGCAGCCCGAAGACCACCACGCGCCCTGGCGACGGTGTCCGAGTCGCGGCCGGCGCCATGGGCCACGTCGCGGCTGGCCCGAACACCGTGGCTCGGCGGTTCGTCGCGGCGCGCTCGAAGCCGATGACGCGCAGGTGGATGCCGCAACGCGTCGCCTCGCGGTCCGCGTCCGTCAGCACCGCTCGGGCCTCTTCGTCCGACAGCCGGGCCGCCGCGCAGATGCCGCGGTCGTCGGTGGGCAGGACGTCCCGGAGCTCCACCTGGTCGCACGACAGTCGCTTCGCCAGCGCGAACAGCGCGGGCAGCTCCGGCGCGCTGTCGCGCGTCACCACGAAGCAGAGTGTGCGGCGCGTTTGAGTCGTCGTGGCCTGCGCGAGCGCGGTCACGGTCTGCCGGAACGCCCCCGCCACCCCCACCCGAGCGTCGTGGGTCGCGGCGGTCGCGCCGTGAAGCGACACCCGAACGCCAGCCAGTCCGCGAGCGACCAGCTGCGCCAGTCGCCCTGGCTTCGCAAGTGCCCTCCCGTTCGTCACCAGGACAGGTGACACCCCGCGGCTCGCGACGCGTTCGATCAGCTGCGGGAGGTGCGGGCTCAGCGTCGGCTCTCCTCCCGACAGCCGGACCTCCACCTCGCCCGGACGGGAAGTCGATGGGCCGGGCACGGCGTCGATGGCGCGCAAGAGGTCGTCGAGGGGGACCTGGGCGCCGTCCAGCGTGGCGGACTCGGAGCAGACAGTGCAGGCGTTGTTGCAGGTCCGCGCGACGCGCAGCCAGTGTACCGTGGGCATCGCGCGAGCATACATGAGTGACCTGATCGGCCCCAGGCCCGCGCCTGCGCCGCGTGGCGGCGGCCTGCGCGGCGGCTGGGCATGCGGGCTCTGCCGCGCCCCTGCACATCCGACGGAATGCGCCGGGCGTCGCGTGCCCACGTTGACAGGTGCAGGGTGGGTTCTTAGCTTCGGCCCCTTGTGACTGCTCCCCACGACGAATCCATGCGCATCCGGTCCACCACCATCGTCGCGGTGCGCCGCAACGGGCACGCCGCCATGGCGGGTGACGGGCAAGTGTCGCTCGGCCAGACCATCATGAAGGGCCACGCGCGCAAGGTGCGTCGCATCGCCGATGGTCGCATCGTCACGGGCTTCGCCGGCGCGACGGCCGACGCCTTCACGCTCCTCGAGCGCTTCGAGTCGAAGCTCACGGAGAGCCGCGGAGGGCTCCAGCGCGCGGCCGTCGAGCTGGCCAAGGACTGGCGCACGGACCGCTACCTACGCCGCCTCGAGGCCATGCTGGTGGTCATGGACGCCGAGCACACGCTCTTGCTGAGCGGCACGGGCGACATCATCGAGCCAGACGAGGGCATCTTGGCGATCGGCTCCGGCGGGAGCTACGCGCTCGCAGCGGGGAGGGCCCTCATGCGTCACACGGACAAGTCCGCGGCGGACATCGCGCGCGAGTCCCTGCTCATCGCGTCCGAGATCTGCGTCTACACGAACGGCGAGATCGTGCTCGAGGAGATCACCCAGTGAGCCGCTCGGCCTTCACTCCGCGCGAGACCGTCGGCGAGCTCGACCGCTACATCATCGGTCAGCAGGCCGCCAAGCGCGCCGTCGCCGTGGCCCTGCGCAACCGCTGGCGCCGTCAGCAGGTGCCCGGCGACCTGCGCGACGAGATCTCGCCCAAGAACATCATCCTCGTGGGCCCCACGGGTTGCGGCAAGACCGAGATCGCGCGGCGCCTGGCGAAGCTCGCGGCCGCGCCCTTCGTGAAGGTCGAGGCCTCCAAGTTCACCGAGGTGGGCTACGTGGGCCGCGACGTGGAGTCGATGGTCCGCGACCTGGTCGAGAACGCCATCCAGATTTGTCAGGCCGAAGAGCGCGAGGCGGTGGCCAACCGCGCCCGCGAGCAGGCCGAGGAGCGCGTCATTCGCCTCCTGTGGGCCATCGACCACCCGCCGCCGCCGCCACCACCTCCACCGCCGCCTGGCAGCAACGCGCCCAAGCCGAACATGCTGGTGCCGTTCATGATGGGGTCCCCTCCTCCGCCACCCCCGCAAGGGCCCGAACCCACGGAGGCCGAGCTCGGCGAGATGCGCCGCATGCTGCGCGAAGGACAGTACGACGGCCGCAAGGTTCCGCTCGACGTGGAGGCGTCGGCGGGGAACCCGTTCATGACCATCTTCGGTGGCGGCGGCGGCGAGGAGATGGAGATCAACCTGCAGGACATGCTGGGGCAGATCCCTGGCTTCAAGCCGCCGCAAGCGCCGAAGAAGCGACGCGAGCTGCTGGTCCCCGAGGCGTTCGCCGTCATCCTCAAGGAGGAGACCGACAAGCTGGTCGACCACGACAAGATCAAGCGCGACGCGCTGCGCCGCACCGAGCAGGACGGCATCATCTTCCTCGACGAGATCGACAAGGTGGGCGCCCGCCAGGGGCATCAGGGGGCGGACGTCAGCCGCGAAGGGGTGCAGCGCGACTTGCTACCCATCGTGGAGGGGTCGACGGTCAGCACCAAGCACGGCCCAGTGAAGACCGACCACGTGCTCTTCATCGCGGCCGGAGCGTTTCACGTGAGCAAGGTCAGCGATCTCATCCCCGAGCTGCAGGGGCGCTTCCCCATCCGGGTGGAGCTCAAGCCGCTGACCAAGGCGGACTTTGCTCAGATCCTCAAGGAGCCACGCAACGCGCTCACCCGCCAGTACGAGGCCCTGATGGCGACGGAGGGGGTCACCCTGCGCTTCCAGGACGACGCGATCGAGGCCATCGCCGCCTACGCGGAGCAGGCCAACGAGCGCGCCGAGAACATCGGTGCGCGTCGGCTCCACACCATCCTCGAGGCGCTGCTCGAGGACCTCTCGTTCTCGGCCTCCGAGCGCGGTGACTCGGAGTTCGTCGTGGACGCAGCCTTCGTCAACCGCACGCTCGAGCCGGTCATGGCCCACCAGGACGTCGCCCGCTACATCCTCTGACGCGAGCGCCGGGCGCGTGGTCGGTGGGCGTCGCTGACCGCAGGGTGCTATACGGCGGCCCGCGATGCAGGACATCATCAACAAGGCCGCGGTGCTCCTCGAGGCGCTGCCCTACATCCGACGCTTCCATGGCGAGACCTTCGTCATCAAGTACGGGGGCCACGCGATGATCGACCCTGCGCTGCGCGACGGCTTCGCGCGCGACGTGGTGCTCATGAAATACGTCGGCCTGAACCCCGTGGTCGTGCACGGCGGCGGGCCTCAGATCGACGAGACCCTCGCCTCGATGGGTGTCGTGTCGGAGCGCCTCGACGGCCTGCGCGTAACCGACGACAAGACCATGGACGTCGTCGAGATGGTGCTCGGGGCCAAGCTCAACCAGGCCATCGTCTCGCTCATCGCGGCGCACGGCGGGCGTCCGGTCGGGCTCACGGGGCGCGACGATGGGTTCCTGCGCGGCGAGCGCGTCACGCAGATGCGCACGAAGTCGGGCCGTGTGGTGGACCCCGGGCGCGTGGGCGCCATCACGTCGGTCAACCCTCAGCTGCTGCGCACGCTGATGGCGGGCGGGTTCATCCCGGTCATCGCGCCCATCGTGGCGGACGCGGACGGCCAGTCGCTCAACGTCAACGCCGACACCGTCGCCGGCAACGTCGCCGCCGCCCTCACGGCCCGCAAGCTCGTGCTCATGACCGACATCGAGGGAGTGCGCGGCGCCGACGGCCAAGTCATCAGCTCGCTCACGGCGGAGGACATCGAGCGCCTGGAAGCGCAGGGGGTCATTCAGGGGGGCATGATCCCGAAGGTGCGCTGTGCCCTCGACGCGCTCGCGGGCGGGGTCACCAAGGCGCACATCGTCGACGGGCGCGTGCAGCACGCGGCGCTCCTGGAGATCTTCACGGACAAGGGCATCGGGACCGAGATCACGCGGTGAGGCCGCGCGTGTGCGCATCACGTGCGAACGGGTGGGCGACGCTGCTACACTCGCCGGCCCATGTCGAGTCACGAAGCCACGCAGTCCGAGCTGCTCACGCGCGCCCGCGCCGTCCAGCTGGGCAACTACGCTCCAGCACCCCTGGTGTTCACCCGCGGTGAAGGCCGCCGCTTGTACGACCGCGACGGGCGGGCGTTCCTCGACCTGAGCGGCGGGGTGGCGGTGAACAGCGTCGGGCATGGGCACCCGGTGCTCGCCGCGGCCATCGCGGAGCAGGCCGCGCGCTTGATGCACGTATCGAACCTCTTCTATAACGACCGCGCCATCGAGCTGGCTTCCGCCATCGTCGACCGCACGGCGTTCGATCGCGTGTACTTCTGCAACTCGGGCGCGGAGGCCAACGAGTCGCTCCTGAAGCTCGCGCGTCGCTTCCATCACGAGCAGGGGCAGGGCGACCGGGTGGAGCTCGTCAGCACACACCGCAGCTTCCACGGCCGAACGCTCGGAGCGCTCTCGGTCACGGGTCAGGACAAGTATCACGTGGGCATGGGGCCGCTCCTGCCCGGCGTACGCTTCGTCCCGTACAACGACGTCGACGCGCTCCGGGCCGTCATCGGGCCGCGAACCGCCGCCGTCCTCCTCGAGCCGGTGCAGGCGGAGGGGGGCATCATCCCTGCCGCCCCCGGCTATCTCGAGTCCGTGCGGGCGCTGTGCGACGAGGCCGGAGCCCTCCTGTTGTTCGACGAGGTGCAGACTGGCTACGGGCGCCTCGGTACGTTCATGGGGGCGGAGCGCAGTGGCGTCGTCCCCGACGCGTGCTCGCTCGCCAAGGGCATCGCGGGCGGCTTCCCTCTAGGCGCCATCGCCGTCACGGAGCGACTGGCCAACGGTCTGCCGCCCGGCAGCCACGCCAGCACCTTCGGCGGCAACGCGCTCGCGTGCGCCGCGGGCCTCGCCGTGCTGCGCATCTTCGACGAGGAAGGCGTCCTCGAGAACGTCGTACGGGAGGGCGACTACTTGGGACAGCGCCTTCTCGAGCTCGCGACGCAGCTGGACGCGGTGGTTGAGGCGCGTGGCGATGGGCTCCTGCGTGGCCTCGTGCTGAGCGACGGCGTGGATCCCGGTGCCGTCTGGCGAGCCATGCTGGACGCGGGTGTGGCGCTCACGTTGGCGGGTGGCAACGTGTTGCGCTTCACCCCCTCGCTCAACGTCACCCGCGAAGAGCTCGACGAGGGACTGGCCACCGTCGCGGCCGTGCTCGCAAAGACCGCGGAGGTGGCGGCGTGACGCGGCACTTCCGGACGCTGCTCGACCTCGACGCCAACGAACTGGTCGAGGTGCTCGACCTCGCCGACAGGCTGAAGGCCCAACGTGGGACCCCCGCCGCGCTCGCGGACAAGCCCCTCGCAGGGAAGTCGGTCGCGGTGGTGTTCGAGAAGGCGAGCACACGGACGCGCATCTCCTTCGAGGTGGGGATCCACGAGCTCGGCGCGCAGCCGGTCGTGCTCATGGCGTCGGACACGCAGATGGGACGCGGCGAGCCCTTGTCCGACACCGCCCAGATGTTCAGCCGCTTCGTGCATGCGGTGGCCTATCGCACCTTCGGGCACGACAAGATCGTGGCGCTGGCCACCGCCTCGAGCGTGCCCATCGTGAACGCGCTCTCCGACGCGTACCACCCGTGCCAGCTGCTGGCGGACCTGCAGTGCGTGCGTGCGGAGCGTGGTCGGCTCGAGGGTGTACGCGTCGCGTGGATCGGGGACGGGAACAACATGGCCCACTCGTGGATCAACGCCGCAGCTCGCACGGGCCTCGAGCTGCGGCTGGCCTGCCCCGAGGGGTATCAACCGGATCCCGCCATCCTCGCCAACGCGCGCGCGCTCGGCGCGAACATAGCGCTCACCGATGATCCCCGCGAAGCGCTGGCCGGGGTCGAGGTGGTCACCACGGACGTGTGGACGTCGATGGGGCAAGAGGCCGAGACGCAGGCTCGTCTGCGTGCTTTCGAGGGCTACATCGTCGACCGCGAGGCCATGCGCCTGGCGGACGCGTCGGCCATCTTCCTGCACTGCTTGCCGGCGCACCGCGGCGAAGAGGTCAGCGCCGACGTCATCGATGGCCCGCAGAGCCGCGTCTGGGACGAGGCGGAAAACCGCCTGCACGCGCAGAAGGCCCTCTTGTTGCACCTTTTGGGATAGGCTGACAGCACCGACAGATGTCACTGGCGTTCGACGAAATTCCTGAGCTGGTCGAGGGGCTGGACGCCAAGACGCTGCCCCTTTCGGCCGTGGAGGGGTTCGTCCTGTCGCGCGTGGACGGGGTCTCCACCGCGAAGGAGATCGCGGACTCCACCGGCATCGGCGAAGAGCTCGCGTTGACGGCGCTCTCGCGGCTGGTCGGTCTGGGCGCCATCCGCGCCCGCCCCGCGCCAGCCAAGCCCGCCGCCTCACCCGCACCCGCCGCTTCCACCCCCGTGACCGACGAGCAACCGAACAAGCGCTTCGGCCGCCCCAAGTCGGTCGCTCCGCAGCGCGTCCACACCATCCCCCCGCCAGCCGGGACTCCTCGTCGCTTGTACGATCCGCAAGAGCTCGAGGAGGAGGTCGCGCTCGACGACACGCGCAAGCGGCGCGTGCTCGACGTGTTCTACAAGCTCGGCACGGCGGACCACTACGACCTGCTCGAGGTCGGTCGTGATGCGACGAAAGACGAGATACGCGACTCCTACTTCGCGCTGTCCAAGGAGTTCCACCCCGACACGGCGTTCGGCAAGGATCTCGGCAGCTACAAGGCCAAGATGGAGAAGATCTTCACGGCGGCTACCGCGGCGTACGACGTGCTGTCCAGGAAGGCCCGTCGCGCTCAGTACGATGCCACGCTGCCGCCCCCGACCCCCGAAGACCTGCAGTGGCGTGAGCGCCGCGGCAGCCAGCCGGGAGCGGCGGCGAGCGGGGCGAAGCGGACGGCAGAACCTGCACACTCGCCTCTCACCACCCCCAAGGTGCAGCAAGCGGCCACGGTCGAGGTCCCTCCAGCGGCGGCGTCCAAGCCGACGGTGTCCACGACCGTCACCGCGCCGCCCGTCGCCCCTCGCCCCACCACGCCCTCCGACGTGCGCTCGACGGTCTTGGGCCACGCCCCCGCGCGTCGCGCCGTGGCGCCACCGACGCCCGGCGGCCAGCACAGCGTGACACAACCGTCGATGGCTCCCGCGACCCGACCGTCGGGGTCCGCCGAGAGCCCGACGTCGGGCGCGGGTGTGGTGCTCCCGGTGCCGTCCACCCTCCCGGAGCCGCCGTCGGCTCCCCGTGCGCCCAGCCCGCCGTCCGCGGACCAGATGAAGCGCTCCCAGGACCTGCTGAAGATGCGGCTCATGGGGGGGCGCCGCATCACGACGGGGGCCGACCTGCCCAACCCGCTGAGCGCCCGGACCACGACCGTGTCCCAAGCGCCTGTCGCGCGCAACCCCGAGGTCACGCGCGGCGATGTGCTCCGCGGTCTCGCCGGGTCGCTCCGAGACGCGTCCATGGTCACCGGCAGCGGGCAGCTCCGCAGGCACCTGGTGGCCGCGGGGGAGGCGGAGGCCAGCGGTGACATCAAGGGAGCCCTCGGCGCGCTCAAGCTCGCCGCCGGGCTGGCCCCAGACGACGCGACGGTGCTCGGCCACATCCAGCGCCTCGAGGGGCTGCGCTCGGTCGAGGAGGCGCCGATGTTCGAGAAGCGCGCTCTCGCCGAGGAGAAAGCTGGGCAGTGGTCCCAGGCGGCGCTGTCCTGGTTGCGCGTGGTCGAGGGCCGCCCCAACGACATCAACGCTGCGCGGAGCTGCGCCAACGCGCTGCTGGAGGCGAACCTGGACCTCAAGAAGGCTCGTGACCTGGCGTTGCGCGTCGTGGCCGTCGAACCAGAACGGGTGAGCTCGCGCACCTTGCTGGCACGCATCTACGTCGCCGCCGGGATGGCCTCGAGCGCCCGCCGTGAGCTGGACGCTGCCACAAAGCTGGACCCCGAGAACGAGATCGTGAAGAATCTCCTTCGTGAGCTTGGCTAGTCGTCCGTCCGCGTGACGAGCGAACGTTCTCAGGAGATCCATGGATAAGGTCATCGGAATCGATCTCGGCACCTTCAACTCGTGCGTGGCAGTGGTCGAGAACGGCACGCCCGTCGTGGTCGCGAACCGCGGCGGCTACAAGGTGACTCCGTCGATGGTCGCGGTGACGGAGGGCGGCAAGCGCCTCGTCGGGCACATCGCCAAGCGGCAGGCCGTCACCAACGCCGAAAACACGGTCTACGCAGCGAAGCGCCTCATCGGCCGCAAGTTCAACTCGCCCCAGGTGGAGTCCACGGCGAAGAACGCGCCGTACTCCATCGTCCCGGGGCCGAACGGCGACTGCCGCATCAAGCTGCGCGACAAGCTCTACAGCATCCCGGAGGTCAGCGCGATGATCCTCCAGGAGATGAA
It includes:
- the argB gene encoding acetylglutamate kinase; this encodes MQDIINKAAVLLEALPYIRRFHGETFVIKYGGHAMIDPALRDGFARDVVLMKYVGLNPVVVHGGGPQIDETLASMGVVSERLDGLRVTDDKTMDVVEMVLGAKLNQAIVSLIAAHGGRPVGLTGRDDGFLRGERVTQMRTKSGRVVDPGRVGAITSVNPQLLRTLMAGGFIPVIAPIVADADGQSLNVNADTVAGNVAAALTARKLVLMTDIEGVRGADGQVISSLTAEDIERLEAQGVIQGGMIPKVRCALDALAGGVTKAHIVDGRVQHAALLEIFTDKGIGTEITR
- a CDS encoding acetylornithine transaminase; this encodes MSSHEATQSELLTRARAVQLGNYAPAPLVFTRGEGRRLYDRDGRAFLDLSGGVAVNSVGHGHPVLAAAIAEQAARLMHVSNLFYNDRAIELASAIVDRTAFDRVYFCNSGAEANESLLKLARRFHHEQGQGDRVELVSTHRSFHGRTLGALSVTGQDKYHVGMGPLLPGVRFVPYNDVDALRAVIGPRTAAVLLEPVQAEGGIIPAAPGYLESVRALCDEAGALLLFDEVQTGYGRLGTFMGAERSGVVPDACSLAKGIAGGFPLGAIAVTERLANGLPPGSHASTFGGNALACAAGLAVLRIFDEEGVLENVVREGDYLGQRLLELATQLDAVVEARGDGLLRGLVLSDGVDPGAVWRAMLDAGVALTLAGGNVLRFTPSLNVTREELDEGLATVAAVLAKTAEVAA
- the argF gene encoding ornithine carbamoyltransferase — its product is MTRHFRTLLDLDANELVEVLDLADRLKAQRGTPAALADKPLAGKSVAVVFEKASTRTRISFEVGIHELGAQPVVLMASDTQMGRGEPLSDTAQMFSRFVHAVAYRTFGHDKIVALATASSVPIVNALSDAYHPCQLLADLQCVRAERGRLEGVRVAWIGDGNNMAHSWINAAARTGLELRLACPEGYQPDPAILANARALGANIALTDDPREALAGVEVVTTDVWTSMGQEAETQARLRAFEGYIVDREAMRLADASAIFLHCLPAHRGEEVSADVIDGPQSRVWDEAENRLHAQKALLLHLLG
- a CDS encoding DnaJ domain-containing protein — its product is MSLAFDEIPELVEGLDAKTLPLSAVEGFVLSRVDGVSTAKEIADSTGIGEELALTALSRLVGLGAIRARPAPAKPAASPAPAASTPVTDEQPNKRFGRPKSVAPQRVHTIPPPAGTPRRLYDPQELEEEVALDDTRKRRVLDVFYKLGTADHYDLLEVGRDATKDEIRDSYFALSKEFHPDTAFGKDLGSYKAKMEKIFTAATAAYDVLSRKARRAQYDATLPPPTPEDLQWRERRGSQPGAAASGAKRTAEPAHSPLTTPKVQQAATVEVPPAAASKPTVSTTVTAPPVAPRPTTPSDVRSTVLGHAPARRAVAPPTPGGQHSVTQPSMAPATRPSGSAESPTSGAGVVLPVPSTLPEPPSAPRAPSPPSADQMKRSQDLLKMRLMGGRRITTGADLPNPLSARTTTVSQAPVARNPEVTRGDVLRGLAGSLRDASMVTGSGQLRRHLVAAGEAEASGDIKGALGALKLAAGLAPDDATVLGHIQRLEGLRSVEEAPMFEKRALAEEKAGQWSQAALSWLRVVEGRPNDINAARSCANALLEANLDLKKARDLALRVVAVEPERVSSRTLLARIYVAAGMASSARRELDAATKLDPENEIVKNLLRELG